The following are encoded together in the Oncorhynchus masou masou isolate Uvic2021 chromosome 5, UVic_Omas_1.1, whole genome shotgun sequence genome:
- the LOC135530019 gene encoding zinc finger protein 22-like produces MTKLQYLNVYLTERLMQAAEEILRVVADTISEYQEEISRTKRENQYLKRHLITPVLQPEPRTPPEQQHCEQEWRLSLGQEDLETTQIKEEQGELWTSQEEEQLQIPESDTKEDYISTLPCVKNDEDRPQPSHLPRTKTVENRVRESLLTNTTGQIKTEPDGYGVSLSEPTSDSPQSQPVSEVSPDCSRTQSQNTENTESVPIVLRDLERRTEEDTDTHSCTQCGAMFCELSQLEAHMPSHTVPHSGDTSHRQIMCTVCWKSFTSTSYLKVHQRSHTKEKPFHCGVCGKSFSYSGKFREHQRIHTGERPYRCYVCGKRFNQSAHLKAHLRVHTGEKPYSCPVCGKGFSQSSQIKRHLRTHIQER; encoded by the exons ATGACTAAATTACAATATCTGAATGTGTATCTGACTGAGCGTCTCATGCAAGCTGCTGAGGAAATACTAAGAGTTGTCGCAGACACGATCTCCGAGTACCAGGAAGAAATATCCCGGACAAAGCGAGAGAACCAATACCTTAAACGACACTTGATCACACCGGTCCTACAGCCGG AGCCGCGAACACCCCCTGAACAACAGCACTGTGAGCAGGAGTGGAGGCTCAGTCTGGGCCAGGAGGACCTTGAGACCACACAGATTAAAGAGGAACAGGGTGAACTCTGGACCagtcaggaggaagagcagcttcaaATACCAGAGTCTGATACCAAAGAAGACTACATATCTACTCTTCCCTGTGTGAAAAATGATGAAGACCGACCTCAGCCTTCACATCTTCCCCGAACCAAAACTGTGgagaacagagtgagagagtctCTACTGACCAACACAACTGGACAGATCAAAACAGAACCTGATGGCTATGGAGTATCACTATCAGAACCAACCAGTGACTCCCCTCAGTCTCAGCCCGTCTCTGAAGTAAGTCCAGACTGTTCTAGAACACAAAGTCAGAACACTGAGAACACGGAAAGTGTTCCTATTGTTCTGAGAGATCTAgaaaggagaacagaggaggatacagacacacactcatgtaCTCAGTGTGGAGCCATGTTCTGTGAGCTTTCCCAACTGGAGGCACACATGCCATCCCACACAGTACCTCACAGTGGTGACACTAGTCACAGGCAAATCATGTGCACAGTCTGTTGGAAGTCATTCACCTCTACCAGTTACCTCAAGGTCCACCAGCGTTCTCACACTAAGGAAAAGCCCtttcactgtggtgtgtgtggcaAGAGCTTCAGCTACTCAGGGAAGTTCAGGGAACACCAAcggattcacacaggagagagaccttaCCGCTGCTACGTGTGTGGTAAACGCTTCAACCAGTCAGCCCACCTGAAGGCCCACCTGAGggtacacacaggggagaaaccctactCCTGCCCTGTCTGTGGGAAAGGATTCAGTCAGTCCAGCCAGATCAAGAGACACCTCAGAACTCACATCCAAGAGAGGTAG